A segment of the Cohnella algarum genome:
GGTTCGAATCAAATGCGTGCCGTACAACAGCAGGATGAGCGTTCCGACGGCGGACGTCACTTCGATGATCGGGCCGAACAGCTGGTTGAGCGCCGATGCCCGGTTCCAGGAACGAATGCTGCTGTTGTTCATCCCTTCGAAAAATTCGGTATTTTCCTGCGCTTGGGCGAACGCCTGCGTCACGCGAATCCCCTGAATGCTTTCGTTCAAGTGCGAGTTGATCCGGGACTGCTTGATCCGCACCGTCTGCCAGGCGAAGCGCATCCGCTTGCGCAGCGAGGAAGACACGATGAACATGAGCGGAACCGTGATCATGACCGCAAGGCCGAGCTTCGGTTCGAGCACGAGCAAAATGACGGTAATGCCGCAAAGCTGGACGATGTCGATGACCGAGTTGACGACGCCGTTGCTGAACAAATCCTGCAGCGAGTTGACGTCGTTTGTCACCCGGACGAGCACCGAACCGGCCGGTCGTTTATCGAAAAACCGGAACGAAAGATTTTGAATATGCTTGAACAGCGTTTCCCGAAGATCGAAAATCACGTTTTGACCGATTTCGTTCGTGCGGCGTATCGTATATTGTTGCGCCCACCACCGAAGCCCGTAAAGGACGAGCATCGTCGCGACCAGAATATACAGCAGCGGAATGCGGCCTCCGTTGCCCGTGACGTCGAGCGCCTTGTCGATCGCGAAGCTGATGACAAGCGGTATCGCGAGCCGGGTCAGCATGCCGAACACCGTCATGACGAAGGCGACCCGGATCACTTCCTTTCGGTATGGCTTGACGAACGTGAACAAACGCCCCATTTGCTTCCAGTTGAACGATTTTTCAATGAGTACGTCGTCCTGGTATAAAAACTGCCGGCTCATCCCGTCACCCTCCTCGTATTCTCGGAGGCGTTCTCCGTCTCTTCGGGCCGATCCGCATACTGGATGCGGTACGTCTCCCGGTAAAGCCCCGGCACGCGGATCAGCTGCTCGTGCTTGCCGCGCTGCACGACGCGGCCGCGATCCAGCACGACGATTTCGTCCGCGTTCCGCAGGGAGGAAATGCGGTGGGCGATGACGAACGTCGTCCGGCCGGCCATCACCTTGCGCAGCGCGAGCTGGATTTGATGCTCGGTTTCCATGTCGAGCGCGCTCGTCGAATCGTCGAGGATCAGCACCTTGGGCCTTACGAGCAGCGCGCGGGCGATGGCGATCCGCTGCTTCTGGCCGCCGGAAAGCCCCATGCCGCGCTCGCCGACGATCGTGTCGTAGCCGTCCGGCAGCTCCATGATGAAATCGTGCGCCTGGGCCAGCTTCGCGGCTTCGACGATTTCCTCCATCGACGCGTCCGAGCGCCCGTAGGAGAGGTTTTCCTTGATCGTCGTCGAAAACAAAAACGTTTCCTGAAAGACGATCGCGGTCTGCTTCCGCAGCGTTTCGAGCTCCCAGTCGCGAACGTCGACGCCGTCCAGCGTGACCGCCCCTTCCCCGACGTCGTACGCGCGCAGGAGCAGTTGGACGATCGTGGATTTGCCGGAACCGGTTCCGCCCAGGAACCCGATGACGGAGCCCGGAGACGCGTCGAGATTGAAGTCGATCAGCGCGGCCGGCTGGTGATCGTGATTCGGATACCGGAAGCTGACTTTCTGGTAGCGGATGTGCCCTTTGACGGCGTCTCCTTCCAGCCGGACCGGGTGGTCGTTGTCGCGAATCGCGAAAGGCTTATGAAGCAGCTCCAAAAGACGCTCCCCGGCCGCCTTCGATTGCGTATAGTTGTTGATTTGGAAGCCAAGGTTCCATAAGGGCGCCACGATCATGCCGAGCATGAAATTCATCGAAATCAGGTCGCCGAGCGTCATCGCCCCGTAGATGACCCGAAGGCCGCCGACCAGAATGAGCACGGCCACGCAAATATTGGCGAGAAATTCGATAATCGGAAAATATTTCGCCCATACGCCGGCAAGATGCAAATGGTTGTCCCGGTATTTTTCGTTGCCGGTCGAAAACTTTTTCATTTCATGGTCTTCGCTCGCAAACGATTTGACCGTGCGAACGCCCATAATGTTTTCCTGAACGCTGACGGTCAGGCTGCTGATGGCCGCGCGGATCGAACGAAATACCGGATGGATCTGCTGTTCGAACCGGATCGCGACGAAGCCGATGACCGGAATTAGCGCGAGAATCAATAACGTCAGGGGCCAATCGATAATTGCCATCATGATGAATCCGAATACGAGCAGGAAAAACGTATTGAGCAATTGCGCGAAGCCGAAACCGATAAAGTTGCGGATCCCTTCGATATCCGCCGTCAAGCGGGACATCAAATCCCCGGTTCTGGCGGAATCGTAAAACGAGAAAGAAAGCTTTTGCAGTTTTTCGTAGCTCGCATTGCGCAGTCGGTATGCCAGTCTGTTGCCGAGCCTGCCTCCGCTGAACCCGTGAACGTACTGAAAAGACGCCTTGAGGACGACAAGGCCGACCGCCCCCAGGGCAAGTCCCACCAGCCCGTCGTATTGCCCTACGACGATCATGTCGTCGATCAATACGCCCAGCAAAAGCGGATACACGAGCCCGAGCGCGGTAGCGAATGCCAAGCCCAGCACCGATCCTGCGAGAAATCCTTTGTCCTGCCAAAAATACGCCTTTAAACCTCGGAAAATATCCAATTGTCGACTGACCTCCCTGTTGGTCGTTACCTCGGAAGTGTAACAGGATCGTCACACCCCTTCAAACGGCAGAAAAGGGGAATATCGTCCGCAAGCCGGAACGAACGCGGCTGAGCGGCCCGGAACGAGTTAAAATCTCCCATATGATCGGATTTAAGCCACGATATCCCCTATTTGATGTGAAAGCGGGTGCAAAATGCCGAAAACGAAAGAAAAGGCCCCTTCCCGATCGTTATTTTCGGGAAGAAGCCTGATTATGCGCACCCCGTTCCTTTGGCCGAGGCCGCCCTATTTTGCCGATCGCAGGACGGCCCATTTTTGTTGAATTTCCGCCCACATCCGCTCCTCGCCCGGCTCCCCGAGCGCTTGCTCGATTCCCTCCGCGAACGCCGCGAGCTCGGCGACCGCTCCGTCCGCCGCCGCCAGCAGGGAAGCGCCAAACGCCTCCTCCACCTTTGCGCTCCACAGCTCCTTCGTTTCGGCGAGCGCCCGGTCCGCCGCTTCGAAGAGCTCTTTTTCCAGCTCGGAACGAAGCGCAGTCCGGCCATCCTTCTCGAAAAAATGCTTCGGGCTGCGGAACGCGTTCCACAACCGGCGGCTGTCGGGCGCCTGAGCCGCCTCCAGCGGATCGGCCATCGGCAGCGTCAATTCGGGCTTCGGCGGCTGCTCCGGCGAAAACCCGTCCAGATCGGCGCGGGCGGCTTCCTCGGCCACCCTTTCCGAAATGCGCTTGTGCAGCGTTCCTTCCAAACGCAGCCCCGCCGCGCGCATTTCCTGAAGCAGGTCCTCCCCTACGCTGCGCTTCAAATCCGCCAGCAAGCGAGCAGCATCTTTTTCAGGTCGCGGCCGTCATCCTGCAAAACCGACGGATGAAACGCCGCGGCAAAAAAATCGTTGAACCGGTACCGCACCCGCTGGCGCAAATGGTACAGCTGATCGTTCGTCTCCTGGACGAGCGGCTGGACGGCCGTATCGTTCATCGAGCGAAGCAGCCGAGCTTTAAGGTCGGATGCCTCCTCCAGCATTTTCCGGCTGCGGGCTTGCCGTGCCGCCGCGTCCTCGCTCGCCGACCGGACGATCCGGGCCATAAGCGAATCGATCCGGTCGAGCTCCTTGTGCGCGGCCTGAACCGCAAGACCGCCGAGCTCTTCCCGCGAGAAACGGTGAAACGCCGTCTCGAACGCGGCGAGGCCGGAGGAACGCATGCCTTCGTCCGAGCGCGACAGCTTTGCCTCCAGCCCTTTCAGGCTGGAGACGGGGAACAGCCGCGGCTTGCGAATGCCGTGCTTGAGCAGTTGCGCCTCCACGTGGCCGAGGACGGCCTGCAACTCCTCCTCGGAAGCCGCCAAATCGGCCGCGTTGACGATAAAAAACATTTTATCCAGTTCGAATGCGTCCTTGACGCTGCCCAGCTGATTCAAAAAGCCGCGGTCCGCCTCCGTGAACGCATGATTGTAATACGTGACGAAAAGAACGGCGTCGGCGTCTTTAATATATTGAAACGAGACGCCCGTATGGCGCGCGTTGATGGAGTCCGCCCCCGGCGTATCCACCAGCACCGCGCCGCTGCGGGTGAGAGGCGCGTCGATGTGCAAATCGACCGACGCGACGAAGCACGAAGCCTCCTCTTCGGCCACGTACCGGCGATACTCTTCTTCGG
Coding sequences within it:
- a CDS encoding ABC transporter ATP-binding protein, with translation MDIFRGLKAYFWQDKGFLAGSVLGLAFATALGLVYPLLLGVLIDDMIVVGQYDGLVGLALGAVGLVVLKASFQYVHGFSGGRLGNRLAYRLRNASYEKLQKLSFSFYDSARTGDLMSRLTADIEGIRNFIGFGFAQLLNTFFLLVFGFIMMAIIDWPLTLLILALIPVIGFVAIRFEQQIHPVFRSIRAAISSLTVSVQENIMGVRTVKSFASEDHEMKKFSTGNEKYRDNHLHLAGVWAKYFPIIEFLANICVAVLILVGGLRVIYGAMTLGDLISMNFMLGMIVAPLWNLGFQINNYTQSKAAGERLLELLHKPFAIRDNDHPVRLEGDAVKGHIRYQKVSFRYPNHDHQPAALIDFNLDASPGSVIGFLGGTGSGKSTIVQLLLRAYDVGEGAVTLDGVDVRDWELETLRKQTAIVFQETFLFSTTIKENLSYGRSDASMEEIVEAAKLAQAHDFIMELPDGYDTIVGERGMGLSGGQKQRIAIARALLVRPKVLILDDSTSALDMETEHQIQLALRKVMAGRTTFVIAHRISSLRNADEIVVLDRGRVVQRGKHEQLIRVPGLYRETYRIQYADRPEETENASENTRRVTG